The genomic segment CGTGCGCATCCCGGTGATCGGGCGGAACGTGGAGCTGCCCTACGTCGCGGCCTCGGTCGCCCTCGACGGCGCCGACGTCTCGATCTTCGCGCTCATCCAGGAGTGCAGGCCCGAGGACGTGCGCATGGGCATGCGCGTCGAGGCGGTGTGGAAGCCCGACGGCGAGCGGCACGGCGACCACGAGGACATCCTCTACTTCCGCCCGACGGGCGAGCCCGACGCACCGCTCGCGTCGTTCCTGAACCGGCTCTGAGCTCCGCATGAGCAGGCTCCGAAACATTGCCGTGGTGGCGTTCTCCCAGGCGCCCATCGTCGCGCGCGACGAGCACCGCGTCGCCTCCGAGATCCTCTACCCCGAGGTGCGGAGCGCGCTCGACCAGTGCGACGTCGAGCGCGCGGCGATCGACTACCAGGTGGCCGGCTCCTCCGACTACATCGACGGCCGCCCCTTCGGCTTCGTGACCGCGCTCGACGTGATGGGCTCGTGGCCGGCGAAGCAGGACCTGCACCTCGAGATGGACGCGGCCTTCGCCGCCTACTACGCCTGGGTGCGCATGCAGGCGGGCGACTGCGACACGGCGCTCGTGTGCGGCTACGGGAAGAACTCCGAGGGCGAGCCGGAGCGCGTGCTGAACCTCGAGCTCGACCCGTACTACCAGGCGCCGCTCGGGCTCGGGCCCAGCGCGACCGCGGCCCTCCAGGCGAGCGCCTACATGG from the Deltaproteobacteria bacterium genome contains:
- a CDS encoding Zn-ribbon domain-containing OB-fold protein gives rise to the protein MSEPPKEPVKYVEANLRLPYHYVAGDYRARYLLALKDKKILGSKCSTTGKVFVPPLVASPESFAPCEELVQVADRGVVTTFCIVRIPVIGRNVELPYVAASVALDGADVSIFALIQECRPEDVRMGMRVEAVWKPDGERHGDHEDILYFRPTGEPDAPLASFLNRL